Proteins encoded in a region of the Malaciobacter mytili LMG 24559 genome:
- a CDS encoding hybrid sensor histidine kinase/response regulator: MKDITILAVDDIEANRVSLQYLIQEYLENVHLILASSGEEALKITYKEEIDIIILDVQMPGLDGFDTAKYLKSNPRTQNIPIIFLTAAFKKEEFQQKGFQIGAVDYLTKPIENHQFINKLNLYIEVIIKNKQLKAVNDNLYKALQKEIELKEQIQKQQLELIEQSKMAALGEMIGNIAHQWRQPLSLISTCASGIKLNHELGISKEEEVINSLETILKTAQILSETIDNFREYSYKDKLAKFNLSEVINKAIKTREHLINENSIEVITNLDNNIELTNLPNSLVQALVNIIHNSKDALEKIDTKRYIFIESFIDKNNLIVINIKDNAGGIKTEHINKVFEPYFTTKHQAHGIGLGLNITYKIINDSMYGKIKIKNIKYTYQEKIYEGAEVTITLPFKI; encoded by the coding sequence ATGAAAGATATAACAATTCTAGCAGTTGATGATATTGAAGCAAATAGAGTATCCTTACAATATCTAATACAAGAATATCTTGAAAATGTACATTTAATATTAGCTTCAAGTGGTGAAGAAGCTTTAAAAATCACATATAAAGAAGAGATTGATATTATAATCTTAGATGTACAAATGCCTGGACTTGATGGTTTTGATACTGCAAAATACTTAAAAAGTAATCCAAGAACTCAAAATATTCCAATTATTTTTTTAACTGCTGCTTTTAAAAAGGAAGAATTTCAACAAAAAGGTTTTCAAATTGGTGCAGTTGATTATCTAACAAAACCAATTGAGAATCATCAGTTTATCAATAAACTTAACTTATATATTGAAGTTATTATTAAAAATAAACAACTTAAAGCTGTAAATGATAATTTATATAAAGCTTTACAAAAAGAAATAGAATTAAAAGAACAAATTCAAAAACAACAACTAGAATTAATAGAACAAAGTAAAATGGCAGCTTTAGGGGAGATGATAGGAAATATTGCCCATCAATGGAGACAGCCCCTTTCTCTTATTTCCACTTGTGCTTCTGGAATAAAACTAAATCATGAATTAGGTATTTCAAAAGAAGAAGAGGTAATAAACTCTTTAGAAACTATTTTAAAAACAGCACAAATCTTATCAGAAACAATAGATAATTTTAGAGAATATTCATATAAAGATAAATTGGCAAAATTTAACTTATCTGAAGTTATTAATAAAGCAATTAAAACAAGAGAACATTTAATCAATGAAAATAGTATAGAAGTTATTACAAATTTGGATAATAATATTGAACTTACAAACCTTCCAAATAGTTTAGTACAAGCTTTAGTAAATATAATACATAACTCAAAAGATGCTTTAGAAAAAATAGATACTAAAAGATATATCTTTATTGAATCTTTTATAGATAAAAATAACTTAATTGTAATAAATATAAAAGATAATGCAGGTGGAATAAAAACAGAACATATAAATAAAGTTTTTGAACCATATTTTACAACAAAACATCAAGCACATGGAATAGGACTTGGATTAAATATTACATATAAGATTATAAATGACTCTATGTATGGAAAAATTAAAATTAAAAATATTAAATATACATATCAAGAAAAAATCTATGAAGGTGCTGAAGTTACAATAACTCTTCCATTTAAAATTTAA
- the modB gene encoding molybdate ABC transporter permease subunit, whose protein sequence is MADFFSNIEFAPFILSFKLAGITTLILFILALPLSWYLSQTKSKAKPILEAITALPLVLPPSVLGFYLLYALSYNSFLGSFFEEYFGIKLVFNFTGLVIASCFYSLPFMVQPLQSGFESINKNMLEASYISGKSKVQTILKVALPNMKPSLMTALIVTFAHTVGEFGVVLMVGGSIPDETKVASVAIYEFVEIMDYKSAHIYSAIMLVISFLVLLSVYIFNQKQKKSFL, encoded by the coding sequence ATGGCTGATTTTTTTTCAAATATAGAATTTGCTCCTTTTATTTTATCTTTTAAATTAGCAGGTATTACCACTTTAATTTTATTTATTTTAGCCCTACCTCTTAGTTGGTATCTATCTCAAACAAAATCAAAAGCTAAACCAATTCTTGAAGCAATTACAGCTTTACCTTTAGTTTTGCCACCTTCTGTTTTGGGATTTTATTTATTATATGCTTTATCATATAACTCATTTTTAGGTTCTTTTTTTGAAGAATACTTTGGAATAAAACTTGTTTTTAATTTTACAGGTCTTGTAATTGCAAGTTGTTTTTATTCCCTTCCTTTTATGGTTCAGCCACTTCAAAGTGGCTTTGAAAGTATAAATAAAAATATGCTTGAAGCTAGTTATATTAGTGGAAAAAGTAAAGTACAAACTATTTTAAAAGTTGCTCTACCAAATATGAAACCATCTCTTATGACAGCACTTATAGTTACTTTTGCCCATACAGTAGGAGAATTTGGAGTTGTTTTAATGGTGGGAGGAAGTATACCAGATGAAACAAAAGTTGCATCAGTTGCAATTTATGAGTTTGTTGAAATTATGGATTATAAAAGTGCACATATTTACAGTGCTATTATGCTAGTTATTAGTTTTTTAGTGCTTTTAAGTGTATATATTTTTAATCAAAAACAAAAAAAGAGCTTTTTATGA
- a CDS encoding TOBE domain-containing protein has protein sequence MEFESSLTLLNSDTPFLLEKRIKLLEAIKQEGSISKAAKLVPMSYKTAWEAVDAMNNLCSNLVVKKETGGKGGGGATLTLYGENLLKTYCILEKEHKKFLKSLTKLTDFHTGNLKSLKRFAMQISARNQIVAIIKEIVEDKVSANIILETKSGQTMVSNISKNSIDALGLKIEDEIIAIFKSNNVMIATNELLGLSARNKLKAKIKNLTFSDVSCEVQLDISNDEILTSIITKQAALQLELKVNQEVFAVIKSSDIMLGK, from the coding sequence ATGGAATTTGAATCTTCCCTTACTTTATTAAACTCTGATACTCCTTTTTTACTTGAAAAAAGAATTAAACTTCTTGAAGCAATTAAACAAGAAGGTTCAATTAGTAAAGCAGCAAAATTAGTACCAATGAGTTATAAAACAGCTTGGGAAGCAGTTGATGCTATGAATAATCTTTGTTCAAATTTAGTAGTAAAAAAAGAAACAGGAGGTAAAGGAGGTGGAGGTGCAACACTTACTTTATATGGAGAAAATCTTTTAAAAACCTATTGTATTTTAGAAAAAGAGCATAAAAAATTCTTAAAATCTTTAACAAAACTAACAGATTTTCATACAGGAAATTTAAAATCACTAAAAAGGTTTGCTATGCAAATAAGTGCAAGAAATCAAATTGTTGCTATTATAAAAGAAATAGTTGAAGATAAGGTTAGTGCAAATATTATTTTAGAAACAAAAAGTGGACAAACAATGGTTTCAAATATTTCAAAAAATAGTATTGATGCCTTAGGATTAAAAATAGAAGATGAGATTATCGCTATTTTTAAATCTAATAATGTAATGATAGCAACAAATGAACTACTTGGCCTTAGTGCAAGAAATAAGCTAAAAGCTAAAATAAAAAATTTAACTTTTAGTGATGTTAGTTGTGAAGTACAATTGGATATTTCAAATGATGAAATATTAACTTCTATTATTACTAAACAAGCCGCATTACAATTAGAGTTAAAAGTAAATCAAGAAGTATTTGCAGTGATAAAATCATCAGATATTATGTTAGGAAAATAA
- a CDS encoding TOBE domain-containing protein translates to MNELKVVVSKIQSLENLNIVEFLFEDITLSMMSLDLDNIKENDKVLLTVKASNIAIAKEFQGQISLANSINAKIIQFDRGELLTSIKLNAKGTTLSSIITTKSAKRMDLKLGDDVAAIFKSSDLSIKKVL, encoded by the coding sequence ATGAATGAATTAAAAGTAGTAGTTTCAAAAATTCAATCTTTAGAAAACTTAAATATTGTAGAGTTTTTATTTGAAGATATTACTTTATCAATGATGAGTTTAGATTTAGACAATATTAAAGAAAACGATAAAGTTTTATTAACAGTAAAAGCTTCAAATATAGCTATTGCAAAAGAGTTTCAAGGCCAAATTAGCCTTGCAAACTCTATAAATGCAAAAATTATTCAATTTGATAGAGGTGAACTTTTAACAAGTATTAAATTAAATGCAAAAGGTACAACTCTTTCAAGCATAATTACTACAAAATCAGCAAAAAGAATGGATTTAAAACTTGGTGATGATGTAGCAGCTATTTTTAAATCAAGTGACCTATCAATAAAAAAGGTTTTATAA
- the modA gene encoding molybdate ABC transporter substrate-binding protein → MFRKLILSSAILASSLFGGDINVAVAANVSYAIDDLKKEFNKLYPNTNVKVTLGSSGKLTAQIKNGAPYDLFMAANMKYPETLFNEDYAVTRPLVYAQGSLAYLSSQKQDFSKGIDLITQENIKKIAIANPKTAPYGKASVEAMKNAKIYESVEKKLVFAESISQTVTYALTATDIGFIAKSSLYSPQMSKFKQGVNWYSVDSKLYTPINQGIVILKKAQSNSEAAAFYSFILSKKAKKIFEDFGYLIP, encoded by the coding sequence ATGTTTAGGAAACTAATTTTAAGTAGTGCTATTTTAGCAAGTTCACTTTTTGGTGGGGATATAAATGTGGCAGTTGCTGCAAATGTTTCATATGCTATTGATGATTTAAAAAAAGAGTTCAATAAGTTATATCCAAATACAAATGTAAAAGTTACTTTAGGAAGTAGTGGAAAATTAACTGCACAAATAAAAAATGGTGCACCATATGATTTATTTATGGCTGCAAATATGAAATATCCTGAAACACTTTTTAATGAAGATTACGCAGTAACAAGACCTCTTGTTTATGCTCAAGGCTCATTGGCTTATTTAAGTAGTCAAAAGCAAGACTTTTCAAAAGGTATTGATTTAATAACACAAGAAAATATTAAAAAAATTGCAATAGCAAACCCGAAAACTGCCCCTTATGGAAAAGCAAGTGTAGAAGCTATGAAAAATGCAAAAATATATGAAAGTGTAGAAAAAAAGCTTGTTTTTGCTGAATCTATTTCTCAAACAGTAACTTATGCTTTAACTGCAACAGATATAGGATTTATTGCAAAGTCATCTTTATATTCGCCTCAAATGAGTAAATTTAAACAAGGAGTTAATTGGTATAGTGTGGATAGTAAATTATATACTCCAATTAATCAAGGAATAGTAATACTAAAAAAAGCCCAAAGTAATAGTGAAGCTGCTGCTTTTTATAGCTTTATTTTAAGTAAAAAAGCCAAAAAAATATTTGAAGATTTTGGATACTTAATTCCATGA
- a CDS encoding CheR family methyltransferase, whose protein sequence is MKNIISHKVDNIFKIVVQEAEKKENICLILELLKQDEDYFEISFLNVQSLPKEIVIALDKIKNKLTIFTNETTLKTYLMNLGFELKFINNQNLKLKTLNLEYLAIGGSAGSLKKFIEIVENLPPSQISVFIIMHHKSDKSSSLSSILQTKTPYYKVVEAKSDMRIEPATIYTAPPGKHLIVAGGFIFLTDEEKRNFSKPSISTTFETLSNEYRNNLLAILVCGYGSDGSDSLQLLQQNRTTVIIEDPNECEAKPMLENAIKTGKYDLILSLKKINDYISYFLNSELFDKAELEILLDKIYDKYGYDYRGYNFEHIKRRVKLFYSTLKPKNFLEFQKIILENKNIFKDLFLNISVNVTTFYRNPEVFKILKEEILPKLDSFMDIKIWCAGCSSGEEPYSIAIFLKELGLLDRSLIYATDLNEVILRNAKNALYSKESYKQFLKHYYQASGSESFSKYFNNYDSFVEVKEEIKERILFFRHNLVEDRKINDFQLIFCRNVIIYFDKDLKDKIFNLFENSLDNYGFLVLGESESLDTHNKFITIDKTNKIYKRKV, encoded by the coding sequence ATGAAAAATATAATCTCACATAAAGTTGATAATATTTTTAAAATTGTAGTTCAAGAAGCAGAAAAAAAAGAGAATATCTGTTTAATTCTTGAACTTTTAAAACAAGATGAAGATTATTTTGAAATTAGTTTTTTAAATGTTCAAAGCTTACCAAAAGAGATAGTTATTGCACTTGATAAGATAAAAAATAAACTAACTATTTTTACAAATGAGACAACTTTAAAAACCTACTTAATGAATTTGGGATTTGAGTTAAAGTTTATTAATAATCAAAACTTAAAACTTAAAACTTTAAATTTAGAATATTTAGCAATAGGAGGAAGTGCAGGAAGTTTAAAAAAGTTTATTGAAATTGTAGAAAACTTACCTCCTTCACAAATCTCTGTTTTTATAATAATGCATCATAAATCAGATAAAAGTAGTTCTTTAAGCTCTATTTTACAAACTAAAACACCTTATTACAAAGTAGTTGAAGCAAAATCTGATATGAGAATAGAACCAGCAACTATTTATACTGCACCACCAGGGAAACATCTTATTGTTGCAGGGGGATTTATATTTTTAACTGATGAAGAAAAAAGAAATTTCTCAAAACCTTCAATAAGTACAACTTTTGAGACTTTATCAAATGAATATAGAAATAATTTACTTGCTATTTTAGTATGTGGATATGGAAGTGATGGGAGTGATAGTTTACAACTTTTACAACAAAATAGAACAACTGTAATTATTGAAGACCCAAATGAGTGTGAAGCAAAACCAATGCTTGAAAATGCTATTAAAACTGGCAAGTATGATTTAATTCTTTCACTAAAAAAAATCAATGACTATATTAGTTATTTTTTAAATAGTGAACTTTTTGATAAAGCAGAATTAGAAATACTTTTAGATAAAATATACGATAAATATGGTTATGATTACCGTGGATACAACTTTGAGCATATAAAAAGAAGAGTGAAACTTTTTTATAGCACTTTAAAACCAAAGAATTTTTTAGAATTTCAAAAAATAATTTTAGAAAATAAAAATATTTTCAAAGATCTTTTTTTAAATATTTCAGTAAATGTAACTACATTTTATAGAAACCCCGAAGTCTTTAAAATTTTAAAAGAAGAGATTCTTCCTAAATTAGATAGTTTTATGGATATTAAAATTTGGTGTGCAGGTTGTAGTAGTGGTGAAGAACCCTACTCTATAGCAATTTTTTTAAAAGAACTTGGTTTACTTGATAGAAGCTTAATTTATGCTACAGATTTAAATGAAGTTATTTTAAGAAATGCTAAAAATGCTTTATATTCAAAAGAGAGTTATAAACAGTTTTTAAAACACTACTATCAAGCAAGTGGAAGTGAAAGTTTTAGTAAATATTTTAATAATTATGATAGCTTTGTTGAAGTAAAAGAAGAGATAAAAGAAAGAATTCTTTTTTTTAGACATAATTTAGTTGAAGATAGAAAAATTAACGATTTTCAATTGATTTTTTGCAGAAATGTAATTATATATTTTGATAAAGATTTAAAAGATAAAATCTTTAATCTTTTTGAAAACTCTTTAGACAACTATGGCTTTTTAGTTTTAGGGGAAAGTGAATCTTTAGATACACATAATAAATTTATCACAATAGATAAAACAAACAAAATTTATAAGAGGAAAGTATGA